One Onychostoma macrolepis isolate SWU-2019 chromosome 15, ASM1243209v1, whole genome shotgun sequence DNA segment encodes these proteins:
- the nlrc3l gene encoding NLR family CARD domain-containing protein 3, translating into MSNFGDDSDSEVDRIMMDRPPSSYGSMHSDDHEDEEDDEFEEPPLKLPATRVRLQRSDSPETVITERTNTNQSSVYKDGLVLRPQSITHTAESHAQHSINREPSIVEPSELQSDIRTEAAMDEEPNDRDAEMNERDTQEQQNESVVMEQAEATEEDDFDEIVVVGFEEQKDSPPPPEEGVGLQFQHMHSSLTLRHVLRQMVGCLSQLHQGEIAYFKRSLSTHCRFRKNYPRIADLNDPLDLADKMIEVCELGEALHLTIRAIHNVGKENLAEYLRKTCRRAVLQHDLKIAHDRRYYSLYEGRCRPGQQRYISDVYVEPVTVIRGSREPINLENEVQRIPYTIQETQIRAADIFRPLPHEQKPIRTVMMTGIPACGLTVAVNKVIIDWMEKKTNQDFQFIFPLPAKELHLGKDGNQSFLEMLGNFFAEADDIKFIEKPDCLSLFIIDALELCKHNLDFKNNEVISSARVKAPLDVLLTSLIKGTLLPNARVWITSHVTAAHRIPPQLIDRYVELRGFTDEKKEEYFTKRTTDPELGRKVYNLMKRSKALEIMCHLPLFSWMVAFIFERGFRDPEYGKHPPGITTFYSQFIVVQMNRSFEKYRGCSVEAQKWRDEDKAFIDMMGKMSYKMIQEGRDWFTVEDLTAVNLTYEDLRNRNELTTEVKRRNEDIQTWIFKFVHITVQEYMAAMYAYVAFRKHGKNVIEPSKMSWFQGSNKDRPVIDLYRPAIDRALVSPNGHLDMFLRFLVGLVTPGTEDNLRGYLLNHYHPKAKGTEEVVKYINKKMRENIHLDRRKNLELCLVELEEGKEGR; encoded by the exons ATGAGTAATTTCGGGGACGATAGTGATTCTGAAGTGGATCG GATCATGATGGACCGGCCGCCCAGCAGTTACGGCTCCATGCATAGTGATGATCACGAAGATGAAGAAGATGATGAATTTGAAGAACCTCCGCTCAAACTACCAGCAACAAG GGTCAGGCTTCAGCGCTCGGATTCGCCAGAGACTGTGATTACTGAACGTACGAACACAAACCAGTCCAGCGTATACAAAGATGGACTGGTCCTGAGACCGCAGTCCATCACGCACACAGCAGAATCTCATGCTCAACACAG CATTAACAGAGAGCCGTCGATCGTGGAGCCGTCTGAGCTTCAGAGCGACATAAGGACAGAAGCAGCGATGGATGAAGAGCCGAACGACAGAGACGCGGAGATGAATGAGAGAGACACGCAGGAGCAGCAGAATGAAAGTGTTGTGATGGAGCAGGCAGAGGCGACGGAAGAGGATGATTTTGATGAAATTGTTGTTGTAGGTTTTGAAGAACAGAAAgattctcctcctcctccggaGGAAGGCGTCGGCCTACAGTTTCAACACATGCACAGCTCCCTCACCCTGCGCCATGTGCTAAGG CAAATGGTGGGGTGTCTTTCCCAGCTTCATCAGGGAGAGATTGCCTATTTTAAGCGCTCTCTGAGTACTCACTGCAGATTCAGGAAGAACTACCCGAGGATTGCGGATCTTAATGACCCGCTGGATCTGGCCGATAAAATGATCGAGGTCTGTGAGCTGGGAGAAGCTCTGCATCTCACCATACGAGCCATCCACAATGTTGGAAAGGAAAATCTAGCCGAATACCTAAGGAAGACGTGTAGAAGAG CCGTGTTACAGCATGACCTGAAAATAGCCCACGACCGACGCTATTACTCTCTCTACGAAGGCCGATGTCGTCCAGGTCAGCAGCGCTACATTAGCGACGTCTACGTCGAGCCCGTAACAGTCATCAGAGGCAGCAGGGAGCCCATCAACCTCGAGAATGAGGTCCAACGCATACCGTATACGATCCAGGAGACCCAAATCAGGGCCGCCGACATCTTTCGGCCCCTTCCTCACGAACAGAAACCCATCCGTACGGTCATGATGACGGGAATTCCTGCCTGCGGTCTAACGGTGGCCGTGAATAAGGTCATCATTGATtggatggagaaaaaaaccaaTCAGGATTTTCAATTCATCTTCCCTTTGCCAGCAAAAGAGTTGCACCTTGGGAAAGATGGAAATCAGAGCTTCCTAGAAATGCTCGGTAACTTTTTTGCAGAAGCCGATGACATTAAATTCATCGAGAAGCCCGATTGCTTGAGTCTCTTCATCATTGACGCTCTAGAACTTTGCAAACACAACCTggactttaaaaacaatgaagTTATCTCAAGCGCCAGGGTAAAAGCACCATTAGACGTCCTTCTCACCAGCCTAATAAAAGGCACATTGCTTCCTAACGCTCGAGTTTGGATCACCAGCCACGTCACTGCCGCCCACCGAATTCCTCCACAGCTAATCGACAGGTATGTAGAGTTAAGAGGATTCACGGATGAAAAGAAGGAAGAGTATTTTACAAAGAGAACCACTGATCCTGAGCTCGGTAGGAAGGTTTATAACCTCATGAAACGCTCCAAGGCCCTTGAGATCATGTGCCACCTTCCTCTCTTCAGCTGGATGGTGGCGTTCATCTTCGAACGAGGGTTTCGAGATCCCGAGTATGGCAAACACCCACCTGGCATCACAACGTTTTATTCGCAGTTCATCGTCGTGCAGATGAACCGCTCGTTCGAGAAGTACCGCGGCTGCAGCGTTGAGGCACAAAAGTGGAGGGATGAAGATAAGGCGTTTATTGATATGATGGGGAAAATGTCATATAAGATGATACAAGAAGGCCGCGACTGGTTTACAGTGGAAGATTTGACCGCCGTCAACCTGACCTATGAAGATTTACGCAATCGCAATGAATTAACCACTGAGGTCAAACGAAGGAACGAAGACATTCAAACTTGGATCTTTAAGTTTGTTCACATTACCGTTCAAGAGTACATGGCTGCCATGTACGCGTATGTGGCGTTTAGGAAACATGGTAAAAACGTGATCGAACCAAGCAAAATGTCTTGGTTCCAGGGTTCAAACAAGGATCGGCCTGTGATTGATCTGTACCGTCCCGCCATTGACCGCGCTCTGGTGTCTCCGAATGGTCATCTGGACATGTTCCTGCGGTTCCTGGTCGGATTGGTGACTCCAGGAACTGAGGACAACCTGCGCGGATACCTGCTCAATCACTACCACCCCAAAGCCAAAGGCACGGAGGAAGTGGTCAAATACATCAACAAAAAAATGAGAGAGAACATCCATCTTGACAGGAGAAAAAATCTGGAGTTGTGtctggtggagctggaggaaGGCAAAGAGGGAAgatga